Proteins from one Ahaetulla prasina isolate Xishuangbanna chromosome 2, ASM2864084v1, whole genome shotgun sequence genomic window:
- the SENP1 gene encoding sentrin-specific protease 1 isoform X2, translating to MMDETTDCMKMDAGDYMQTNHTSVFKTFPEQQNVISGNQHPLSDNKFLSNKFNSLAGPSTCVTGNISCSFNYYPESTSFESCPATGIKRTFGTSANGQWKSCSSTLGSVSQKPRVSRSVYFETRKNPSMTTNSFVGKSNHHSQISAYEKSFPIKSVANPSCRRSLLSPKKSQRRFISTAEETVREEEKEIYRQLIQMVTGKNLSASKASSLLSLHLTRCGGSNKKTTKETENKCMKPFDVCGPSLGNPTSSLRMQEHLSHKPLPQPVCSFTSHVNFDPKTSTPIQQTNLPALDVQTEGCDSIIMLNGKDFRSPAPSTPFFEAELWIKELTSVYDSRARERLRHIEEQKALALQLQNQRLQKETSVPESINLHLRVPLEKEIPVTIVPEDNKTANSEDEFPEITEEMEKEIKNVLRSGNQDEVLSEAFRLTITRKDIQTLKHLNWLNDEIINFYMNMLMERSKQKGFPTVHAFNTFFFTKLKTAGYSAVKRWTKKVDIFSVDILLVPIHLGVHWCLAVTDFRKKTITYYDSMGGSNSEACKILLRKCFLNLG from the exons ATGATGG atgaAACTACTGACTGTATGAAGATGGATGCTGGGGACTATATGCAAACTAATCATACTTCTGTGTTCAAGACTTTTCCTGAGCAACAGAATGTTATTTCAGGCAACCAGCATCCATTGTCTGACAACAAG tTTTTATCAAACAAGTTTAACAGCTTGGCGGGACCTTCCACTTGTGTAACGGGAAATATTTCTTGTAGTTTCAATTACTATCCAG AATCCACAAGCTTTGAGAGCTGCCCAGCAACTGGAATAAAAAGAACATTTGGAACAAGTGCCAATGGTCAGTGGAAGAGTTGCAGCTCCACTCTTGGCTCTGTTTCACAGAAGCCCAGAGTAAGTCGCAGTGTATATTTTGAAACACGCAAAAATCCAAG tatgACTACAAATTCCTTTGTAGGAAAATCAAATCACCATAGTCAAATTTCTGCCTATGAAAAATCCTTTCCAATTAAGTCCGTTGCTAATCCATCATGTCGTCGGAGCTTACTAAGTCCCAAGAAGTCTCAAAGAAGATTCATCAGCACTGCAGAAGAG acAGTtcgggaagaagagaaagaaatatacaGGCAGCTGATTCAAATGGTTACAGGGAAAAATCTGTCAGCTTCCAAAGCCTCTTCATTATTGTCTCTTCACCT GACCAGGTGTGGAGGTTCCAATAAAAAAACTACGAAAGAAACTGAAAACAAATGTATGAAACCTTTTGATGTTTGTGGCCCCTCTCTGGGCAACCCAACATCCAGTCTTAGGATGCAGGAGCATCTTTCTCACAAACCACTGCCGCAACCAGTTTGTAGTTTTACTTCCCATGTTAACTTTGATCCCAAGACCAGTACACCCATACAACAAACAAATCTACCAGCATTGGATGTGCAGACTGAAG GATGTGATTCAATCATAATGCTAAATGGCAAAGACTTCAGATCTCCAGCTCCAAG TACACCTTTCTTTGAGGCTGAATTGTGGATAAAAGAATT AACCAGTGTATATGACTCCCGAGCCCGTGAGAGATTGAGACATATAGAGGAGCAGAAAGCCTTGGCATTGCAGCTTCAGAATCAG aGACTGCAGAAAGAGACCTCAGTACCCGAGTCAATAAACTTACATCTTCGAGTTCCTCTTGAAAAGGAAATTCCTGTCACCATTGTTCCAGAAGATAATAAGACAGCAAATAGTGAAGATGAATTTCCTGAAATTACTGAG gaaatggagaaagaaataaaaaatgtgtTACGAAGTGGAAACCAGGATGAAGTGTTGAGTGAAGCCTTCCGATTAACTATCACTCGGAAAGACATTCAGACTCTTAAACATCTCAACTGGCTCAATGATGAG attATTAATTTCTACATGAATATGCTGATGGAGAGGAGTAAACAGAAAGGCTTTCCAACCGTTCATGCATTTAACACATTTTTCTTCACCAAGTTAAAAACTGCTGGGTATTCAGCTGTAAAACGTTGGACTAAAAAAGTAGATATATTTTCTGTGGACATTCTATTGGTTCCTATTCACCTTGGTGTCCATTGGTGCCTAGCA GTTACtgacttcaggaaaaaaaccatCACCTACTATGATTCAATGGGTGGATCCAACAGTGAAGCTTGTAAGATACTCTT GAGAAAgtgttttctcaaccttggatag
- the SENP1 gene encoding sentrin-specific protease 1 isoform X1, whose protein sequence is MMDETTDCMKMDAGDYMQTNHTSVFKTFPEQQNVISGNQHPLSDNKFLSNKFNSLAGPSTCVTGNISCSFNYYPESTSFESCPATGIKRTFGTSANGQWKSCSSTLGSVSQKPRVSRSVYFETRKNPSMTTNSFVGKSNHHSQISAYEKSFPIKSVANPSCRRSLLSPKKSQRRFISTAEETVREEEKEIYRQLIQMVTGKNLSASKASSLLSLHLTRCGGSNKKTTKETENKCMKPFDVCGPSLGNPTSSLRMQEHLSHKPLPQPVCSFTSHVNFDPKTSTPIQQTNLPALDVQTEGCDSIIMLNGKDFRSPAPSTPFFEAELWIKELTSVYDSRARERLRHIEEQKALALQLQNQRLQKETSVPESINLHLRVPLEKEIPVTIVPEDNKTANSEDEFPEITEEMEKEIKNVLRSGNQDEVLSEAFRLTITRKDIQTLKHLNWLNDEIINFYMNMLMERSKQKGFPTVHAFNTFFFTKLKTAGYSAVKRWTKKVDIFSVDILLVPIHLGVHWCLAVTDFRKKTITYYDSMGGSNSEACKILLRKCFLNLG, encoded by the exons atgaAACTACTGACTGTATGAAGATGGATGCTGGGGACTATATGCAAACTAATCATACTTCTGTGTTCAAGACTTTTCCTGAGCAACAGAATGTTATTTCAGGCAACCAGCATCCATTGTCTGACAACAAG tTTTTATCAAACAAGTTTAACAGCTTGGCGGGACCTTCCACTTGTGTAACGGGAAATATTTCTTGTAGTTTCAATTACTATCCAG AATCCACAAGCTTTGAGAGCTGCCCAGCAACTGGAATAAAAAGAACATTTGGAACAAGTGCCAATGGTCAGTGGAAGAGTTGCAGCTCCACTCTTGGCTCTGTTTCACAGAAGCCCAGAGTAAGTCGCAGTGTATATTTTGAAACACGCAAAAATCCAAG tatgACTACAAATTCCTTTGTAGGAAAATCAAATCACCATAGTCAAATTTCTGCCTATGAAAAATCCTTTCCAATTAAGTCCGTTGCTAATCCATCATGTCGTCGGAGCTTACTAAGTCCCAAGAAGTCTCAAAGAAGATTCATCAGCACTGCAGAAGAG acAGTtcgggaagaagagaaagaaatatacaGGCAGCTGATTCAAATGGTTACAGGGAAAAATCTGTCAGCTTCCAAAGCCTCTTCATTATTGTCTCTTCACCT GACCAGGTGTGGAGGTTCCAATAAAAAAACTACGAAAGAAACTGAAAACAAATGTATGAAACCTTTTGATGTTTGTGGCCCCTCTCTGGGCAACCCAACATCCAGTCTTAGGATGCAGGAGCATCTTTCTCACAAACCACTGCCGCAACCAGTTTGTAGTTTTACTTCCCATGTTAACTTTGATCCCAAGACCAGTACACCCATACAACAAACAAATCTACCAGCATTGGATGTGCAGACTGAAG GATGTGATTCAATCATAATGCTAAATGGCAAAGACTTCAGATCTCCAGCTCCAAG TACACCTTTCTTTGAGGCTGAATTGTGGATAAAAGAATT AACCAGTGTATATGACTCCCGAGCCCGTGAGAGATTGAGACATATAGAGGAGCAGAAAGCCTTGGCATTGCAGCTTCAGAATCAG aGACTGCAGAAAGAGACCTCAGTACCCGAGTCAATAAACTTACATCTTCGAGTTCCTCTTGAAAAGGAAATTCCTGTCACCATTGTTCCAGAAGATAATAAGACAGCAAATAGTGAAGATGAATTTCCTGAAATTACTGAG gaaatggagaaagaaataaaaaatgtgtTACGAAGTGGAAACCAGGATGAAGTGTTGAGTGAAGCCTTCCGATTAACTATCACTCGGAAAGACATTCAGACTCTTAAACATCTCAACTGGCTCAATGATGAG attATTAATTTCTACATGAATATGCTGATGGAGAGGAGTAAACAGAAAGGCTTTCCAACCGTTCATGCATTTAACACATTTTTCTTCACCAAGTTAAAAACTGCTGGGTATTCAGCTGTAAAACGTTGGACTAAAAAAGTAGATATATTTTCTGTGGACATTCTATTGGTTCCTATTCACCTTGGTGTCCATTGGTGCCTAGCA GTTACtgacttcaggaaaaaaaccatCACCTACTATGATTCAATGGGTGGATCCAACAGTGAAGCTTGTAAGATACTCTT GAGAAAgtgttttctcaaccttggatag